From a region of the Enterobacter cancerogenus genome:
- a CDS encoding glycoside hydrolase family 19 protein: MNQSLFQKAAGISAGLASRWFPHIDTATKEYGITAPLDQAMFIAQMGHESTRFTRLVENLNYAAENLVPIFGRHRITPQQAAALGRTATQPANQKAIANLVYGGEWGKDKLGNQVAGDGWKYRGRGLKQITGLSNYRSCGQALKLDLVTQPELLEQDEYAARSAAWFYVSHGCLLHSGDVERVTLLINGGRNGLDKRRVLFNMAKSVLA, encoded by the coding sequence ATGAACCAATCACTATTTCAAAAGGCGGCTGGCATTAGCGCCGGGCTCGCTTCGCGCTGGTTTCCACATATCGACACTGCTACGAAAGAATACGGCATAACCGCACCGCTAGATCAGGCCATGTTCATCGCGCAGATGGGCCATGAGTCCACACGCTTTACCCGGCTGGTGGAAAACCTGAACTATGCGGCGGAAAACCTGGTCCCCATATTTGGCAGGCACCGCATTACTCCCCAGCAGGCCGCCGCGCTCGGTAGAACGGCAACACAACCGGCCAACCAGAAAGCGATTGCCAATCTGGTATACGGCGGCGAGTGGGGCAAAGATAAACTGGGGAATCAGGTAGCGGGCGACGGCTGGAAATATCGCGGGCGCGGCCTGAAGCAAATCACCGGGCTGAGCAACTACCGCAGCTGCGGTCAGGCGCTGAAGCTGGATTTGGTAACACAGCCTGAATTGCTGGAGCAGGATGAATATGCTGCTCGCTCAGCTGCATGGTTCTACGTCTCGCACGGCTGCCTGCTTCATTCAGGCGACGTGGAGCGCGTGACGCTGCTCATAAACGGCGGCCGTAACGGGCTTGATAAACGCCGCGTGCTGTTTAACATGGCAAAATCCGTGCTGGCGTGA
- a CDS encoding phage terminase large subunit family protein produces MQQATAAEVRRNASAILKAPRRMPVAEAVQKFMRVPMGAGNSVPWDPAVAPYVIEPMNCLAMREYDAVVFVGPARTGKTIGLVDGWVVYNIVCDPSDMLVVQMTEEKAREHSKKRLARTFRVSPEVAKRLSPLRNDNNVHDRTFLAGNYLKIGWPSINIMSSSDFKCVALTDYDRFPEDIDGEGDGFTLASKRTTTFMSAGMTLVECSPGRDIRDSKWRRKSPHEAPPTTGALSLYNRGDRRRWYWPCPHCGEYFQPAMEAMTGYRDEPDPVKASEAAHLLCPHCNGIITADKKRELNGVGVWLREGQSIDRDGNISGEPRRSRIASFWMEGPAAAYQTWAQLVYKLLTAEQEYEATGSEETLKAVINTDWGLPYLPRSASEQRRADALMLRAEDYGKRLVPPKVRFLLAAVDVQGGKKRRFVVQIIGYGENGERWLVDRYNIRQSLRCNEHGEAEPVHPGAYPEDWQLLVSDVLEKTYALQADPTRCMPVLAMAVDSGGEEGVTDNAYKFWRQCRRDGLGKRVYLVKGDSTKRQKVITKTHPNNTERSDRRADARGEVPVYLLQTDLLKDQLSNNLDRETPGAGYIHFPDWLGEWFYEELTYEERGADGKWRKPGKGANEAFDLFCYAHAVAVLRGYEKIRDWETPPAWAGPQDLNPNIFEGERPREISVKKSKPVQSPVQAEPEKDTALSGSWLGSSGRGGWL; encoded by the coding sequence ATGCAACAGGCCACGGCAGCGGAAGTCAGGCGTAACGCTTCCGCCATTCTAAAAGCTCCTCGCCGTATGCCTGTGGCTGAGGCAGTACAGAAATTTATGCGCGTCCCGATGGGAGCCGGTAACTCAGTCCCGTGGGATCCTGCCGTTGCCCCTTATGTGATTGAGCCGATGAACTGTCTGGCGATGCGTGAATACGATGCGGTGGTGTTTGTGGGTCCGGCGCGAACGGGTAAAACGATTGGCCTGGTTGATGGCTGGGTGGTCTACAACATCGTCTGCGATCCGTCGGATATGCTGGTCGTCCAAATGACGGAAGAGAAAGCCCGGGAACACTCAAAAAAGCGTCTGGCGCGAACCTTCCGCGTGAGTCCGGAGGTTGCTAAACGCCTGAGCCCGTTGCGGAACGACAACAACGTGCACGATCGGACGTTCCTGGCCGGTAACTATCTCAAGATTGGCTGGCCTTCCATCAACATCATGTCCTCGTCAGATTTTAAATGCGTGGCGCTGACGGATTATGACCGTTTCCCCGAGGATATTGACGGCGAGGGCGATGGTTTCACCCTGGCGTCCAAACGTACCACCACCTTTATGTCCGCCGGCATGACCCTGGTGGAGTGTTCGCCAGGCCGGGACATTCGCGACAGTAAATGGCGGCGCAAGTCTCCCCATGAAGCGCCCCCCACGACTGGCGCGCTTTCTCTGTACAACCGTGGGGATCGCCGCCGGTGGTACTGGCCGTGCCCGCACTGTGGTGAATATTTTCAGCCAGCGATGGAGGCGATGACCGGCTACCGCGATGAGCCTGATCCGGTGAAAGCCAGTGAGGCGGCCCATCTGCTTTGCCCGCATTGCAACGGTATTATCACGGCTGACAAAAAGCGCGAGCTGAACGGGGTGGGAGTCTGGTTGCGTGAAGGCCAGAGTATTGACCGTGACGGCAATATTTCCGGCGAGCCTCGCCGTTCGCGCATAGCATCGTTCTGGATGGAAGGACCCGCAGCCGCATACCAGACCTGGGCGCAGCTGGTGTACAAACTGCTGACAGCTGAGCAGGAGTACGAGGCGACAGGCAGCGAAGAAACCCTGAAGGCGGTAATCAACACCGACTGGGGGCTGCCGTACCTGCCGCGCTCGGCCAGCGAACAGCGACGCGCCGATGCGTTAATGTTGCGAGCAGAAGACTACGGTAAACGCCTGGTCCCGCCAAAAGTGCGTTTTCTGCTGGCGGCCGTCGACGTCCAGGGGGGAAAAAAGCGCCGTTTCGTCGTGCAGATTATTGGCTATGGCGAAAACGGCGAGCGCTGGCTGGTGGACCGCTACAACATCCGCCAGTCCCTGCGCTGCAATGAGCATGGCGAGGCGGAGCCTGTTCACCCCGGCGCGTATCCGGAGGACTGGCAGTTGCTGGTCTCCGATGTGCTGGAGAAGACCTATGCGCTGCAGGCTGATCCGACGCGCTGTATGCCGGTACTGGCGATGGCCGTCGACAGCGGCGGTGAAGAGGGTGTGACCGACAACGCCTATAAATTCTGGCGCCAGTGTCGCCGTGATGGCCTGGGTAAACGTGTTTACCTGGTTAAGGGGGACAGTACAAAACGCCAGAAAGTCATCACCAAAACCCACCCGAATAATACCGAACGCAGCGACCGTCGCGCCGACGCGCGCGGCGAGGTGCCGGTGTACCTGCTGCAGACCGACCTGCTCAAGGATCAGCTCAGCAACAACCTGGACCGTGAGACCCCCGGTGCGGGCTATATCCATTTTCCCGACTGGCTTGGGGAATGGTTCTACGAGGAGCTGACCTACGAAGAGCGCGGCGCAGACGGAAAATGGCGCAAGCCCGGCAAGGGTGCCAACGAAGCCTTTGACCTGTTCTGCTATGCCCATGCCGTGGCGGTCCTGCGCGGCTACGAAAAAATTCGAGACTGGGAAACTCCCCCTGCATGGGCGGGGCCGCAGGATCTCAATCCAAATATTTTTGAAGGGGAACGCCCCCGGGAGATATCCGTGAAAAAATCAAAACCTGTTCAGTCGCCTGTCCAGGCTGAACCTGAAAAGGACACAGCACTCTCCGGCAGCTGGCTCGGGTCTTCCGGTAGGGGAGGCTGGCTGTGA
- a CDS encoding phage holin family protein, with protein MVLNDPTATLNALLCAGVVITLMFYRRGDSRHRPWVSRLAWLITVTYSAVPLAYLCGIYPHSSWATIAVNIIFLSVLVAVRGNVARLVDHLRH; from the coding sequence GTGGTACTAAATGATCCAACTGCAACATTAAACGCTCTGCTATGCGCCGGGGTGGTGATTACCCTTATGTTTTATCGACGTGGTGATTCACGCCACCGTCCATGGGTTTCGCGTTTAGCCTGGCTAATTACGGTCACGTACAGCGCCGTGCCACTGGCCTATCTGTGCGGCATTTATCCTCATTCCTCATGGGCCACTATTGCGGTCAATATTATTTTCCTTTCCGTGCTGGTGGCCGTCAGAGGCAACGTTGCGCGCCTGGTTGATCATCTGAGGCACTAA
- a CDS encoding phage portal protein yields the protein MGILERTLGAISPGWAAARARDRLRLNAYEAANPSRLHKAKKQSQSADTSVFAAGQSLREQARWLDENHDLVIGLFDKMEDRVIGAHGIHVEPQPLDLEGNLHSDFAGQLSALWAEWSVRPEVTGMFTRPEAERLLLRSALRDGEVFTQLVRGNVPGLQHATSVPFSLEMLEADFVPFNLNSTAGQQVRQGIIVNEWGRPTGYRVYKYHPANMTRFSAELKTVSADNMLHLAQRKRLHQLRGISLIHGVITRLSDIKDYEESERVAARIAAALGFYIKRGDAQSLGDDGEFSTPGGQRHYDIAPGMIYDELRPGEDLGMVESNRPNVHLYEFRNGQMRAVAAGTRGSYSSIARDYNGTYSSQRQELVESFEGYNVLQQWFVGQHSRPVYRAWVAMALLSGVEVPPDVDPNSLYNALYLGPVMPWIDPGKEASAWKAIVRGGAGTEAEWARARGKNPQEVKRQRLRETEFNRQHGLVFDSDAANDKGAMPDATAETNDKRREPDDDD from the coding sequence ATGGGCATTCTTGAAAGAACACTGGGAGCTATTTCTCCCGGGTGGGCAGCGGCACGCGCGCGGGACCGTCTCAGGCTCAATGCTTATGAAGCGGCAAACCCCTCACGGCTGCACAAGGCGAAAAAACAGAGCCAGTCAGCGGACACATCGGTATTTGCCGCAGGCCAGTCCCTGCGGGAACAGGCCCGCTGGCTGGATGAAAACCATGACCTGGTGATCGGCCTGTTCGACAAAATGGAAGACAGGGTGATTGGGGCTCACGGCATCCATGTTGAACCCCAGCCTCTCGATCTGGAGGGCAATCTCCATTCCGATTTTGCCGGGCAGCTTTCGGCGCTCTGGGCTGAATGGTCCGTGCGTCCGGAAGTGACCGGCATGTTTACCCGCCCGGAGGCTGAACGTCTGCTGTTGCGTTCTGCGCTGCGTGACGGGGAAGTGTTCACGCAGCTGGTCAGGGGGAATGTGCCGGGCCTGCAGCACGCCACTTCTGTGCCCTTCTCGCTGGAAATGCTGGAGGCGGATTTTGTACCGTTCAATCTGAACAGCACTGCCGGCCAGCAGGTGCGCCAGGGCATCATCGTAAACGAGTGGGGGCGACCCACCGGATATCGGGTTTACAAATATCATCCGGCAAACATGACGCGCTTCAGCGCCGAGCTTAAAACCGTCTCTGCCGACAACATGCTTCACCTGGCGCAACGTAAGCGTCTGCACCAGCTGCGCGGTATCAGCCTGATCCACGGAGTCATAACCCGGCTTTCGGATATTAAGGATTACGAAGAGAGTGAACGCGTCGCTGCCCGTATTGCCGCCGCGCTGGGGTTCTATATCAAGCGTGGCGATGCGCAGTCTCTTGGCGATGACGGTGAGTTTTCAACGCCTGGCGGCCAGCGTCACTACGATATTGCGCCGGGGATGATTTATGACGAACTCAGGCCCGGCGAGGACCTGGGCATGGTGGAGTCAAACCGTCCGAATGTACACCTCTATGAATTCCGGAACGGGCAGATGCGGGCCGTGGCCGCAGGTACGCGCGGCAGCTATTCCAGTATTGCCCGGGACTATAACGGCACCTACAGCTCCCAGCGCCAGGAGCTGGTGGAAAGCTTCGAAGGTTACAACGTTCTGCAACAGTGGTTTGTCGGCCAGCACAGCCGTCCTGTATACCGCGCCTGGGTAGCGATGGCACTGCTGAGCGGCGTTGAAGTCCCGCCGGATGTGGATCCGAATTCCCTCTATAACGCGCTTTATCTCGGGCCTGTGATGCCGTGGATTGATCCGGGTAAAGAGGCCAGCGCGTGGAAAGCCATTGTGCGTGGCGGCGCGGGTACTGAAGCGGAATGGGCACGGGCCAGGGGTAAAAATCCGCAGGAGGTTAAGCGCCAGCGACTGCGTGAAACAGAATTTAACCGTCAACACGGGCTGGTGTTTGATTCCGACGCCGCCAATGACAAAGGAGCGATGCCAGATGCAACGGCAGAAACAAACGATAAGCGGCGCGAGCCGGACGATGATGATTAA
- a CDS encoding phage holin family protein: MSDPVSSTALTGVALTGASVYGLLTGSDYGVVFGAFAGAVFYIATASDLSVLRRLAYFVVSYIVGILGSGLLGSKLTSLTGYSDKPLDAIGAVIASALAVQILTFLNKQDLSSLVALITRRGGSGGTK; encoded by the coding sequence ATGTCTGACCCGGTTTCCAGCACTGCACTAACTGGTGTTGCGCTGACTGGTGCCAGTGTCTACGGGTTGCTTACAGGTTCCGATTATGGTGTGGTATTTGGCGCATTCGCAGGGGCTGTATTCTATATAGCGACAGCATCAGATCTAAGTGTTTTGCGCCGGCTTGCCTACTTCGTGGTGTCGTATATCGTCGGCATTCTTGGTTCAGGTTTGCTGGGTTCAAAACTCACTTCCTTGACTGGGTACAGTGATAAGCCTCTGGATGCTATCGGTGCCGTTATAGCTTCTGCCTTAGCCGTTCAAATCCTGACATTCCTGAACAAGCAGGACTTAAGCTCACTGGTGGCGCTGATCACGCGTCGGGGAGGTTCAGGTGGTACTAAATGA
- a CDS encoding DUF1441 family protein, with product MDNELKNFRLNITQLAAITDLHRQTVAGRLANVQPAPGSNPKLKLYAITDILRELLTSTTPSELVDVDKMLPPDRKAWFQSERERLKFQQETGELIPASEVTREFSSMAKAMVQVLETLPDILERDCAMTPAAVVRVQQVIDDLRDQIALKVEQADSPEQEDMPEEE from the coding sequence ATGGATAACGAACTGAAAAATTTCCGGCTGAATATCACTCAGCTGGCAGCCATTACCGATCTGCACCGGCAGACGGTCGCAGGCAGGCTTGCAAATGTGCAACCCGCACCCGGCAGCAATCCAAAACTTAAGCTTTATGCCATTACCGATATTTTGCGGGAACTGCTGACAAGCACCACTCCGTCCGAGCTGGTGGACGTCGACAAAATGCTTCCCCCCGATCGTAAGGCCTGGTTCCAGTCGGAGCGTGAACGCCTCAAGTTTCAGCAGGAAACCGGGGAGCTGATCCCGGCATCCGAAGTCACCCGAGAGTTTTCCTCCATGGCGAAAGCGATGGTTCAGGTGCTGGAAACGTTACCCGATATTCTTGAGCGCGACTGCGCGATGACCCCTGCTGCCGTTGTCAGGGTGCAGCAGGTTATTGACGATCTGCGCGATCAGATCGCCCTCAAAGTTGAGCAGGCCGACTCACCGGAACAGGAGGATATGCCAGAAGAGGAGTAA